A single genomic interval of Cucumis sativus cultivar 9930 chromosome 7, Cucumber_9930_V3, whole genome shotgun sequence harbors:
- the LOC101217198 gene encoding pyrophosphate-energized membrane proton pump 2 yields the protein MGDDIESASLGVYQDRQRTFPDMRSKVNTPLIFRILMGINIRVLLVLLLFAFGIIFYIGASTSPIILFVFSICIVSFCFSIYLTKWVLSKDEGPQEMAQISEAIRDGAEGFFRTQYSTISKMAMLLAVVILCIYLFRSTTPQQESSRIGRSTTAYITVAAFLLGALCSGIAGYVGMWVSVRANVRVSSAARRSAREALQIAVRAGGFSAIVVVGMAVIGIAILYAAFHVWLDVGSPGSTKVTDLPLLLVGYGFGASFVALFAQLGGGIYTKAADVGADLVGKVEQGIPEDDPRNPAVIADLVGDNVGDCAARGADLFESIAAEIISAMILGGTMAERCKIEDPSGFILFPLVVHSFDLVISSIGILSIRRGTRESGVKGPIEDPMTILQRGYSVTIVLAVLTFGLSTRWLLHTEQAPSAWFNFALCGLVGIITAYIFVWITKYYTDYKHEPVRSLALSSSTGHGTNIIAGVSLGLESTALPVLVISVSIVSAFWLGRTSGLVDEAGNPTGGLFGTAVATMGMLSTAAYVLTMDMFGPIADNAGGIVEMSQQPESVREITDLLDAVGNTTKATTKGFAIGSAALASFLLFSAYMDEVASFAHEPFKQVDIAIPEVFVGGLLGSMLIFLFSAWACAAVGRTAQEVVKEVRRQFIERPGIMDYTEKPEYGRCVAIVASASLREMIKPGALAIISPMAVGFLFKILGHYTAQPLLGAKVVAAMLMFATVSGILMALFLNTAGGAWDNAKKYIETGVLGGKGSDCHKAAVTGDTVGDPFKDTAGPSLHVLIKMLATITLVMAPIFL from the exons ATGGGCGATGACATTGAAAGTGCTAGTTTGGGGGTGTACCAAGACAGGCAAAGGACTTTCCCTGACATGCGTAGTAAAGTCAACACCCCATTG ATATTTCGAATTTTGATGGGGATAAATATTCGTGTTCTTCTAGTACTTCTTCTCTTTGCATTTGGAATAATATTCTACATTGGAGCAAGCACTTCCCCTATTATTCTGTTTGTCTTCTCGATTTGCATTGTTAGCTTCTGCTTTTCGATATATCTCACCAAATGGGTGCTTTCGAAAGATGAAGGGCCGCAGGAGATGGCTCAG ATTTCGGAGGCAATACGTGATGGGGCAGAAGGTTTCTTTAGGACGCAGTATAGTACCATCTCTAAAATGGCTATGTTACTTGCAGTAGTGATTCTTTGCATATACTTGTTCCGTAGTACTACTCCTCAACAAGAATCTTCCAGAATAGGGAG GTCAACAACTGCTTATATTACTGTTGCAGCATTTCTGTTAGGAGCCTTGTGTTCAGGTATTGCAGGGTATGTTGGGATGTGGGTTTCAGTTCGTGCAAATGTCAGGGTCTCTAGTGCTGCCAGACGGTCTGCGAGGGAGGCATTGCAG ATTGCTGTTCGGGCTGGTGGTTTTTCTGCCATAGTTGTTGTTGGCATGGCTGTTATTGGTATAGCCATCCTGTATGCTGCATTTCATGTTTGGTTGGATGTGGGTTCGCCAGGTTCAACCAAGGTTACTGACT TGCCTCTTCTCCTTGTGGGTTATGGTTTTGGAGCTTCTTTCGTTGCCCTATTTGCTCAGTTGGGTGGTGGTATCTATACCAAAGCTGCTGATGTTGGAGCGGACCTTGTTGGAAAAGTTGAGCAAGGAATACCAGAAGATGATCCAAGAAATCCTGCTGTTATTGCAGATCTG GTTGGGGATAATGTGGGTGATTGTGCCGCCCGAGGTGCAGATCTTTTTGAAAGCATTGCTGCTGAAATTATTAGTGCCATGATACTTGGGGGAACAATGGCTGAACGCTGTAAAATCGAAG ATCCATCtggtttcattttatttccgCTGGTAGTACACTCCTTTGATCTGGTGATTTCATCAATTGGCATTCTCTCCATCAGGAGGGGTACTCGTGAATCTGGTGTTAAGGGTCCCATAGAGGATCCAATGACTATTCTGCAGAGAGGATACTCTGTCACTATCGTTCTAGCTGTTCTGACGTTTGGCTTG TCTACACGGTGGTTGCTTCATACTGAACAAGCCCCTTCTGCATGGTTCAACTTTGCCCTGTGTGGCTTGGTTGGCATTATAACGGCTTACATTTTTGTCTGGATCACCAAATACTACACTGACTACAAGCATGAGCCTGTGCGTTCATTAGCACTTTCTAGCTCTACAGGCCATGGGACAAACATTATTGCTGGAGTCAGTTTGGGTCTAGAATCAACAGCACTTCCTGTTCTCGTTATTAGTGTGTCTATTGTTTCAGCTTTCTGGTTGGGACGCACATCAGGACTTGTGGACGAAGCTGGAAATCCAACAGGTGGGCTATTTGGCACTGCTGTAGCAACAATGGGAATGCTCAGCACTGCTGCCTACGTTCTCACAATGGATATGTTTGGGCCAATAGCTGATAATGCTGGTGGAATTGTTGAGATGAGTCAACAG CCAGAAAGCGTCCGGGAGATTACTGATCTTCTTGATGCAGTAGGTAACACAACTAAAGCGACCACAAAAGGTTTTGCCATTGGCTCTGCAGCACTTGCATCCTTCTTACTTTTTAGTGCTTATATGGATGAGGTAGCCTCATTTGCTCATGAACCTTTTAAACAG GTAGATATTGCAATTCCAGAAGTTTTCGTTGGTGGTTTGTTGGGTTCCAtgcttatttttctctttagtGCTTGGGCCTGCGCTGCTGTTGGTCGAACAGCCCAGGAGGTTGTAAAGGAAGTGAGAAGACAGTTCATTGAAAGGCCTGGTATAATG GACTATACGGAGAAACCAGAATATGGACGTTGTGTTGCTATTGTAGCATCGGCATCTCTAAGGGAGATGATTAAACCTGGTGCTTTGGCTATCATTTCACCAATGGCAGTTG GCTTCCTGTTTAAAATATTGGGACACTACACTGCCCAGCCACTTTTAGGGGCGAAGGTTGTTGCTGCCATGCTAATGTTCGCAACTGTTTCTGGTATTCTCATGGCCCTCTTTCTGAACACAGCAGGGGGTGCCTGGGATAATGCCAAAAAGTATATAGAGACTGGCGTTCTCGGAGGCAAAGGTAGCGATTGTCATAAAGCAGCTGTTACTGGTGACAC CGTCGGTGACCCATTCAAGGACACGGCAGGGCCTTCTCTTCACGTTCTTATTAAAATGCTTGCAACCATAACGTTGGTCATGGCCCCGATCTTTCTCTAA